From Plasmodium malariae genome assembly, chromosome: 8:
TCTTAACATTTTAGAATCCGacataaatgataataatgataatgataatatgaTTACATCTAAAAGTGCTTCAAATGACAGTGAGAATGAAGAAAATGATGGAGAAAATCATGAGATAACGAATCAGCAGCGGAGTGGTAGCAATGAAGGTAATAATGACTGCGATAGTAATGATGGAGATAGTAGAGACGGCATTAGTAACAACCAAAAGTGGAGCCATAGGACTAATAATGACGTGTTCGAACAAGGTGAAAATCATTTTGAGTACAAAAATGATCATGCTTCACTTTTAAATGGTAAAGAGAAACGTTTCCCAAATAAGAGTAGTAAACAGTTAGCTGATGATAAAACTATTAGTGTATTTTCGCATCAGTCCAATAATGAGCACACTTCCAAAAATAATACCTTAACAGGTCAGGTAAATCAAATAatggataaaaataataatgcagAAGGGAATAACGATGACTTGAGTCCCTGTAACAAGGTTCTCTCTTCAGATGAAAACTACTCAAAggatgatgaaaaaaaatgcataacaCATGAAAAGATTAATATTACAGAAGAGAAGAATAATACAAAAGAGATGAACACAAGTAATAATGTTTTTCTGGATGAGtttgaagaaaataatttttttgagaacgacttttcaaattttcaaaaagCTGAAGAAAATgtagaagaagaaaaaaaaaaaaaaaaacgctaatagatatatataatgaaatgaaaaattatgaagaaaattttttaaacaattttGAGCGAACGTATGAAAATATAGAggaggaagaaaaagaagaaggtcattttataaaaagtaatgaaGACAAAGAATCATCATTTGATGTCGACTTTAATAGCATTGAGTCAATATCCTCTACTTTAAATGGCGAAGGTGTTGATATGATGAATGATATACCAGTTGTACAGTGCTTACGTGAAAGTATAAACTTTTTTGTAGAGGAACAAAAAAGacagaatattaaaaaaaataaaaaaaataaaaaaaacaaaaattatttatctcTTAAGAGTTATATGAACTCCCTTCCCCCAAATGTTTACCAAAAAATTTGTAAGACTGCATGCGGAATGAACTCCTATGTTTAACTGTTCATGTATTTGTGTTTGTGCGATTGTACCTTTGTATGTATCACTTACATGTACGTGCAAATCTTTCCCCACTTCTTTACAGTTAAGGAGTACAAAAAAACAGTGTGCAAATAACGAACAGCGTGAAGCGATATCAGTCAACATCAAACGTGTTAGAAGTGAGAAATGGCGAAAAAATGTGCTTCCTTTTACCAATATAAATGAAAGGGAAAACACCAAACGCGCAAATGATTCCAAGTGGACGCATTGTGTAATAAATTTCAAAGACGAATAGCTAAACtgtaacaaataaaaaggtGTATGAATGACGTTTCTCCTGTGGTGGCATATTTAACTGTAACAAGTTTTTACATCcacacatgcatacatatacctGCTTGCATGCCATgcaacttttttttctttatatatatacatacgtacttacatgtacgtatacatatttatatatcaccaattttttagttttttcttgaaaaaaaaaaatttgcctTTTTGCTAAACAGTTGCAAAATGAAAGAGGGGTgcacacatacgtacatatacatatacacatgtatacacatacacacatatatacacatatacacatgtatatacatacacacatatatacacatacacacatatatacacatacacacatatatacacatacacacatatatacacatacacacatatatacacatacacacatatatacacatacacacatatatacacatacacacatatatacacatacacacatatatacacatacacacatatatataatatataatgcttAAGCATGTGCACACCATAAATTTTTTGGATGAATCGTGTAGAATACATTCTGTTATGAACAACCAGTGCCTGTTTTTACGGCTAGCTTGTGCGCGGATGAGGACAGTgccctttttccttttttttttttttggttcgTATGCAAATATGGTCTAAAAATAAGATGACCTACTCAGGAGtgatatgtataatattatgtgcGTAAGAGGGTATAAGGCAGTAGATTCTCAGTTGTAAAGGTATGATACAATATATTGACGAAGATACCATGCTACATAAAGTGTGTAAAGTCTGTTGTacctattttaaaaatatattataactcCTCTATCATTGATATAGCTagaattacatttttttggaGGTAgcttttcataattttcatcTCTAGATATTGTTAGCGATTTTGTTGTTTCTCTAAATTTTATGTGTTGCTGTTTAAGGGAATATTCTTTTGTCTGTTCGTTCGCGATTGTTGGTGTACTTTTTTCCTGAGTAACCTCCTCTGCCATTTCTTCTTGTTCGCACATGCCTAGGGAGTCCTCACTGCTAAAATGAAGTACAAAAAATGTGTATGGGCCTAGCTGTACGGTTGTAATccatatgtacgtacatatatgtacacagatatgtgtatatgtttatgtgtgAAGGGTAGCTACATAGAGAAAGAGGGAGTGCGCGAAGATTTGTAGAAGAATTAATACTCTCAAATTATGTagtcaaaaaaataaaaaataaaaaataaaaatatatatatatatatatatatatatatatatattacaatttttctCCGTACTCTGTTAAGGATTCCTCAGACGTTTCATTATCGTCTTCTGAATATGTGTTATCACTTTGTGTAAACGATTTTTCAGAAAAGACAATATTAATCTCTTTtgatgtatttttattattgtgttCATTTAAGTTATTAGAAAAAGGTAACTTCGATAGGTCTCTAACATTtgcatttttatgtaataatataccaGCAAAAGATTCTgaccttttaaaaattattttattttttttcaacaaGTTAGGACAACTGCTAGCCTTtttgtgcatatttttaatctCTTCATCCGAATGATAAGAAGTAATTctctttttatcattatagGATAGGTCATTTggatttaatattttattctttatccCGTCCAGTGAGGGCAAGAAAGGTTTGTTCACGTGGAAAACTTGTTCATTTTTAGTTGTGTGGAGCTTACTTATGTGTGTACTTAACCCATTTGTTAATGATTCCTCAtcgtttatttgtttttctttattctttttaatatacctATTTgcgtttatttgtttttctttattgtCTTCTTTCTCCTCAGGGTTTTTTCTTTGTCCCCTGTTCATTGTTCTTCCCGGGATGTTGGCATTTTGTTCTTTGCGGTTTTCGTCATATTTCTGGAAAAATCAACAGGGTAAGagtagaaaaaatatgaaaaaaaaaaaaaataaaataaataaaataaaataaaataaaatagaaaaaagagTGAAGATAAGTAATgaaaagtaaagaaaaattatgcaCTCGTGCAAAAATAGTCGTTAGGTATCATAAACAAAACATCCCattaacaaaatgaaaaggaaaccTTTCGATGGAGAACGCATAAATTGCCCCCCATGTTTAAGTGAGTGGACTCCTCCGCTcagagaaaaaggaaaaaatgaagaatgtAGAAGACTCGTTAAAATGAATAgttttaaatacatacatatatgtgtatgtatattcttcccttcatttatatgtgtaatggataatgtatttttatcctttatttttgtcccttatttttgtttgtttctAAAAGTACAGATCTCTACGGTACTCAACTTTAAAAGCTACACAAGTGGACATtcaaagaaattatttttacactgaaaatattttaatttttttttttgtcttttttctGTGTCTTTacttataaaaattgaaaatacattcattttactactgtattatatttttctctattttgctttatctttttctcaTTCACCTTTAcctcattttgttttatttttttgtaagtgTTGTTTAATCATCCAGcttgaaataatttaagcataataattataaaaaaatgtagaacTCAAATGACATCCCTTTTTTTGAAGTTGAAATTGTATGAACAGTacaggttttttttttttttttttttttttttttttaatagctaaaatgtagaataaaataaatggcTAGCTCAACTAAAAGTCCGTAACTAATTTAAAATGCAAACCCATAGAACAAACCAATAATTCGTAGGTTAAATTTTGTAACACAATTGCTAAATTACGAAAAGGTGAATAACAACAGAATAATATGTTAACAGCAATTTTGCGTTTATATGATATTCTGCGAAGGGTACAATATATTGTGTAACATataagggaaaaaataagctcgctttttttttttttctgttttgttctttaaaagtttaaaaatCAGCGCAATTATAGTACgttttaggaaaaaaaataaaaataaaaataaaaacatgcatatgtataaataaataaataaataaatatatatatatatatatatgtacatatgtgtataataaaaaccaTGAATTGTTTAAAAAGTGTTCAAAGGAGTTAAATTTTCTTCGGTAAAATGCGTTTGTGACCTTTgtcattcattttttacaattttttttttcctgtccTTTTGGTTCAATGGACCACataatatacacacacacacatatatatatatatatatacatatacatatgtccgcatatacatatacaaatgcACATGTGcatttttccaaaaatttaatagtgttattaaatataaaaacgtGCCCGTATATCCACGGATTTCATAAGTTAGACTTTCTCTTTTGCCGCTTTTCTatctaaaattttcttacgatttttatcaatttttagTTTCGTCAATATAACATTGCTTGGGTGAATACCTATAAATGTCGACTCACCATTTACTTTTTCCCTTGTTACTCTTTCCacgtatattttaaatctctttctgtttatttttacaacttTCCCCTCCCTTCCATGATTGTGACCTCTACAAATGAGGACTTCGTCGTCTTTTCTGATTGGCAGTGAACGAGTCtacaaatgaatatttaCAGCGTGTGAAGTAAgcataatgtatatatatatatatgtacacataagtgcacatttgtacatataaatatatacaatatgcGCATTATGCATAACCTACATTATGGAAAACCTTTAGCTCGTTCGGCTATTTTTGCtaagtattattatattaagatatataacaaaataaagtttCTTACCTTATATTTTAATCTTAATTCTTTCGACAACTTAGAGGACATAATTTTCCTTCTAAGTCCTGCAGGGGCGGAAAAATGAGCTTTCCTTATTTTCCTCCGCGATGAAGATTTTTCtgtaatgaaaaagaaaaaattaacaggTAAGAatttctcaaaaaaaaaaaaaaatttcaaatttCAGTATATAGAACGTGTAATAACACTAATTCGTTAACACTCCCCATTGTGGTATATACATCTCGTGCCATGGAAAAACCGTATCCAACACTGttaacattataataattataataattattatcattaagGTTATTAATATCGTTAAGGttattaataacattaaattaattaatatcattattataatagtatGTATGCCTTATTGTGGGGGAGGTATCCACCCAACtgttacgtatatatatgtatgtatacatatatatacatacatacatacatacatacttacatacatacttacattcatatgcatatatacatacacatgcaTCATAAATGTAAAACTCAGTGTACGTATGGGCACACAATGATTATGCTAATATATAGGGATAACTAC
This genomic window contains:
- the PmUG01_08043400 gene encoding 60S ribosomal protein L26, putative, encoding MKFNKQKSSSRRKIRKAHFSAPAGLRRKIMSSKLSKELRLKYKTRSLPIRKDDEVLICRGHNHGREGKVVKINRKRFKIYVERVTREKVNGESTFIGIHPSNVILTKLKIDKNRKKILDRKAAKEKV
- the PmUG01_08043300 gene encoding conserved Plasmodium protein, unknown function produces the protein MNRGQRKNPEEKEDNKEKQINANRYIKKNKEKQINDEESLTNGLSTHISKLHTTKNEQVFHVNKPFLPSLDGIKNKILNPNDLSYNDKKRITSYHSDEEIKNMHKKASSCPNLLKKNKIIFKRSESFAGILLHKNANVRDLSKLPFSNNLNEHNNKNTSKEINIVFSEKSFTQSDNTYSEDDNETSEESLTEYGEKL
- the PmUG01_08043200 gene encoding conserved Plasmodium protein, unknown function; translation: MDADHSDEREEKGTRKNLSVGDGKVQDRRWEEEKIKGDEDVCEQEGSKRGDDEGNIISQENLNILESDINDNNDNDNMITSKSASNDSENEENDGENHEITNQQRSGSNEGNNDCDSNDGDSRDGISNNQKWSHRTNNDVFEQGENHFEYKNDHASLLNGKEKRFPNKSSKQLADDKTISVFSHQSNNEHTSKNNTLTGQVNQIMDKNNNAEGNNDDLSPCNKVLSSDENYSKDDEKKCITHEKINITEEKNNTKEMNTSNNVFLDEFEENNFFENDFSNFQKAEENVEEKTLIDIYNEMKNYEENFLNNFERTYENIEEEEKEEGHFIKSNEDKESSFDVDFNSIESISSTLNGEGVDMMNDIPVVQCLRESINFFVEEQKRQNIKKNKKNKKNKNYLSLKSYMNSLPPNVYQKIFKEYKKTVCK